Proteins encoded by one window of Nasonia vitripennis strain AsymCx chromosome 5, Nvit_psr_1.1, whole genome shotgun sequence:
- the LOC100121076 gene encoding serine-rich adhesin for platelets, with protein sequence MMNRENEEQKPLPQSLCGALQKEANCKCLVLSVLIYGCLAAVTWCRCANVTKIVINFSTFPIRSTKYVSPCDDGYIYIPVAFMGMLYLVYLVECYHSPIRIDLLHAEGQSGVLAKLTQLRLAQPTIWWKAISYHYVRRKRQIMRYRNGDNFTTTQVYYERVNSHAATSFYFYDYCGSKDISKELVLDPKIPITKITLSKGFAFSNVRSATEFEEARSRFFAEQEFRDDYMEMREGLDLGCNFSPITLVAVLGNPWFTRSYVYWCLSALLLSWPLRIIIECNTQYVDYQVTKLFGVNYDTPTNIQIHTSASQLSAPGSYMLAPSYSEALLMEPAALPTNRAVPTTTESATASDMVPSYSEALLYDRATAEHQPDFEERQKLRAPLYQQLQQRTATGIVVCECPCHGLVDHASHAYDGHEYVSQESLQLEESPATAGEEDVDSADSGGISRAESSQRLRRASTDHESPVTSCASGSLRADARICQSCLNDASTGRRSTTSEHEAVTVATVEPRLQQRRRCIVRDYSEPDLRRSTEILGEAAMSFLRANGRSLENIMENDESENPLNLRAIAERAEALVLEESNSSSSSQPPRNTGAIPKRMAVDKPSTSTTTTITTSSSSSSRVTVNPIAEAVKRLPSSRSTYFCLKSILKQNRRRFTLVTPEELQSLTRAGEQAGQIGLCGGDDEEDGEECNCDGCRPELERPDSLRIDRQRPLSCQSLTYRRENSRTLIYASPIQSVCPSDPFGGRNVVPSENPPDYEEALNLPVLSRLRRSLTERDTTAAAAALESASSNAGSSAAASKRASHAWKHRRTLSTDSHQLATLSSSDSTRTALLSSSQSGRSETAISLPSYDGLTVPPDSHSSSNAGNNSQYMSNLVDDPYFRLDELALASGSSSSSTVDCAAAVAAQPANGSKAISRLTRSLTERRSSPADSRRHDRTLRKSFNERVDSGCRISAGGSGSKRTSINIETSL encoded by the exons ATGATGAATCGCGAGAATGAGGAA CAAAAGCCGCTACCACAGAGCCTCTGCGGTGCTCTCCAGAAGGAAGCCAATTGCAAATGCCTGGTGCTCTCGGTGCTGATCTACGGATGCCTTGCCGCCGTCACCTGGTGCAGATGCGCCAACGTAACCAAG ATagtcattaatttttcaaccTTCCCAATCAGAAGCACAAAGTATGTCTCGCCCTGTGACGACGGCTACATTTACATCCCC GTGGCCTTCATGGGGATGCTCTACCTGGTCTACCTCGTCGAGTGCTACCACTCGCCGATCCGGATCGACCTGCTTCACGCGGAGGGCCAAAGCGGCGTCTTGGCCAAGCTGACGCAGTTGCGCTTGGCCCAGCCGACCATATGGTGGAAGGCCATCTCTTACCACTACGTGCGCAGAAAGCGCCAGATCATGCGCTACCGCAACGGCGACAATTTCACCACCACACAG GTGTACTACGAGAGGGTCAACTCTCACGCCGCGACGTCCTTCTACTTCTACGACTACTGCGGCTCGAAGGACATCAGCAAGGAGCTCGTGCTGGACCCGAAGATACCGATAACCAAGATCACCCTGTCCAAGGGCTTCGCCTTCTCCAACGTCAGGTCGGCCACGGAGTTCGAGGAGGCCAGGTCGCGGTTCTTCGCCGAGCAG GAGTTCCGAGACGACTACATGGAGATGAGGGAAGGCCTGGATCTGGGCTGCAACTTCAGTCCGATCACCCTGGTCGCCGTGCTCGGGAACCCCTGGTTCACGCGCTCCTACGTTTACTGGTGCCTTAGCGCGCTCCTGCTCAGCTGGCCGCTCAGAATCATCATCGAGTGCAACACGCAGTACGTCGACTACCAGGTGACCAAGCTCTTCGGCGTCAACTACGACACGCCGACCAACATCCAGATCCACACGTCGGCGAGTCAGCTGAGCGCGCCTGGCTCCTACATGCTGGCACCGAGCTACAGCGAGGCCCTCCTCATGGAGCCGGCTGCCCTGCCGACGAACAGAGCCGTGCCCACGACGACCGAGTCGGCGACGGCCTCGGACATGGTCCCGAGCTACTCGGAGGCGCTGCTTTACGATCGAGCTACCGCCGAGCACCAGCCGGACTTCGAGGAGCGGCAGAAGCTACGAGCACCCCTGTAccagcagctgcagcagagGACGGCCACTGGCATCGTGGTCTGCGAGTGTCCCTGCCACGGTCTGGTGGACCACGCGAGCCACGCCTACGACGGACACGAGTACGTCTCGCAGGAGAGCTTGCAGCTGGAGGAGAGTCCGGCGACGGCCGGGGAAGAGGACGTGGACAGTGCTGACAGCGGTGGGATTTCCAGGGCCGAGAGCTCGCAGCGACTGAGACGAGCG AGCACCGATCACGAGTCCCCCGTGACGAGCTGCGCGAGCGGTAGTTTGCGGGCCGACGCTCGTATCTGCCAAAGTTGCCTGAACGACGCGTCGACGGGCCGAAGATCGACGACGAGCGAGCACGAAGCCGTGACCGTGGCCACGGTCGAGCCGAGGCTACAGCAAAGGCGCAGGTGCATCGTCAGGGACTACTCGGAGCCGGACCTGCGCAGGAGCACCGAGATCCTCGGCGAGGCCGCCATGAGCTTTCTACGAGCCAACGGACGCAGCTTGGAGAACATCATGGAGAACGACGAGAGCG AAAACCCCCTGAACCTCCGCGCGATAGCCGAGCGAGCCGAAGCCCTGGTCCTGGAGGAATCGAACTCGTCATCCTCGTCTCAGCCACCGCGCAACACAGGCGCGATTCCCAAGCGCATGGCAGTCGACAAGCCCAGCACCAGCACCACGACGACCATCActacgagcagcagcagcagcagtcgagtGACCGTGAACCCGATTGCGGAGGCGGTTAAGCGACTGCCGAGTTCGCGCAGCACCTACTTCTGCCTCAAGTCCATTCTGAAGCAGAACAGACGCAGGTTCACCCTCGTCACGCCGGAGGAACTGCAGAGCCTCACTCGGGCCGGTGAACAGGCTGGACAGATCGGACTGTGCGGAggggacgacgaggaggacggGGAGGAATGTAATTGCGACGGATGCAGACCCGAGCTCGAGAGGCCTGACAGCCTGAGAATCGACAGGCAGCGGCCGCTCAGCTGTCAGTCTCTGACTTATAGGAGAGAGAATTCTAG AACTTTAATCTACGCGAGTCCAATCCAGTCGGTATGTCCCTCGGACCCGTTCGGCGGCCGCAACGTCGTTCCCAGCGAGAACCCGCCCGACTACGAGGAGGCCCTCAATCTTCCGGTCCTGTCGCGGCTGCGGCGTTCCCTTACGGAACGGGACACAACCGCTGCAGCCGCCGCACTGGAATCAGCGTCGTCTAACGCGGGTTCCTCTGCGGCTGCCTCCAAACGAGCCAGTCACGCATGGAAGCATCGGAGAACGCTCAGCACCGATTCACACCAACTTGCCACGCTGAG TTCCAGTGATAGCACGCGCACGGCTTTGCTGTCAAGCTCCCAGTCAGGCCGAAGCGAAACTGCGATATCTTTGCCGTCCTACGACGGGCTGACGGTGCCGCCGGATtcgcacagcagcagcaacgccgGCAACAACAGCCAGTACATGTCGAACCTCGTCGACGATCCGTACTTCCGACTGGACGAACTGGCGCTTGCCTCCGGCTCGTCAAGCTCCTCGACGGTCGACTGCGCTGCAGCTGTTGCCGCACAGCCTGCGAATGGG AGCAAGGCGATATCCCGACTGACGAGGTCGCTGACGGAGAGGCGAAGCTCACCAGCGGATTCGCGAAGACACGACCGCACGCTCAGGAAGAGCTTTAACGAGCGGGTCGACTCAGGCTGCAGGATTAGCGCCGGTGGCTCCGGAAGCAAACGCACCAGCATCAACATCGAGACTTCGCTGTAG